In Cydia pomonella isolate Wapato2018A chromosome 1, ilCydPomo1, whole genome shotgun sequence, one genomic interval encodes:
- the LOC133516043 gene encoding uncharacterized protein LOC133516043 — MQLLIEGVVKMETIKILILAMASIMNITQSTPFNIKHFTKGNYLFSKGNPLESMSAFFFKLIPERPTRAAQKQLNASLPAHKAVKADFAIETVKPMLHNKAGCKHADYLTKFSYSINVPVMHPFEKYKIIVVTAPPYIKLSAGDTEPLVVYMIFNDDTTDDSRTPSMPEVYFLTQQNGPVDNSMKMKNDQIWIVNSNRTVTGLKSKDIAKFVSFRKKRGKPQAWRPMGP, encoded by the exons ATGCAATTACTAATTGAAGGCGTAGTAAAGATGGAGACT attaaaattttaattctaGCGATGGCGTCTATTATGAATATAACGCAGAGTACACCATTTAATATTAAACACTTCACGAAGGGGAACTATCTTTTTAGTAAAGGCAATCCGTTGGAGTCGATGAGCGCTTTCTTCTTTAAACTTATTCCAGAACGCCCTACAAGAGCTGCTCAAAAGCAGCTAAACGCATCACTTCCGGCTCACAAGGCCGTAAAAGCCGATTTCGCAATCGAAACGGTCAAACCAATGTTACACAACAAGGCAGGTTGTAAACACGCCGACTATTTAACAAAGTTTTCGTACTCCATTAACGTACCCGTCATGCATCcatttgaaaaatataaaatcatcGTGGTGACCGCGCCGCCGTACATCAAGTTAAGTGCGGGGGACACTGAGCCACTCGTAGTGTATATGATTTTTAACGACGACACCACAGACGATTCCAGGACACCGAGCATGCccgaagtatattttttaacccAGCAAAATGGACCGGTCGACAACTCTATGAAAATGAAGAATGATCAGATTTGGATAGTAAATAGCAATCGCACCGTAACAGGATTGAAGAGCAAAGACATTGCAAAGTTTGTAAGCTTCAGGAAAAAACGAGGAAAACCACAGGCGTGGCGTCCCATGGGTCCTTAA